A genomic segment from Cyprinus carpio isolate SPL01 chromosome A4, ASM1834038v1, whole genome shotgun sequence encodes:
- the rpap3 gene encoding RNA polymerase II-associated protein 3 has protein sequence MSGNKAVELQIQMRQNAEDLQNFMKELNNWEEEVKKKDQQLRSGNISEPPKTLPPVRNKDYKKTKKSVKHQTNGDGGLKEQKETQRIKSYDYQAWDKFNVDKTLEAMDAEESPVHSNESDSEGLQVDRDVALTEKEKGNEFFRDGRYDSAIECYTRGMDADPYNPVLPTNRAACFFRLKKFGVAESDCNLAIALDAKYVKAYARRAAARAALKKHQEALEDYEMVLQLDPGSSEARTEIQKLQQVLGSSARTPEKIESDAEPTTVDLLQQRKQEAVVQKDRGNAYFKEGKYEAAVECYSRGMEADGTNALLPANRAMAFLKLHRFSEAEQDCSAALALDAAYTKAFARRATARAALGRIREAKEDFEQVLKLEPGNKQAMSEIQKLSAELRSSGLLAPEENKQRRTIQPIHKPEDLRSAKPLRRIDIQEVGAEISSSTSSPHHKIQKREEVSDAPVSRAAEDSSADAESIPPPPSNGFQLEADLRKISRHPQSSYRYLKQISPDAYPKIFQNSLEPDVLNHILQTFHSCFQQEDASLLLSVLRSLASVRRFDMAVMFMSSAEKKILQELFGWIHSAGLRDASVQDLQKKYSL, from the exons ATGTCAGGAAATAAAGCGGTGGAGCTGCAGATACAAATGCGACAGAACGCAGAAGATCTGCAGAACTTCATGAAGGAGCTGAACAACTGGGAGGAAGAAGTCAAGAAGAAAGACCAGCAGCTTCGCTCCGGAAACATCAGCGAACCGCCG aAAACTCTCCCGCCGGTGAGGAACAAAGATTATAAGAAGACGAAGAAGAGCGTGAAGCACCAGACTAACGGTGACGGCGGTCTGAAAGAGCAGAAGGAGACGCAGCGCATAAAATCCTACGATTATCAGGCCTGGGACAAATTTAATGTG GATAAGACTCTGGAGGCCATGGACGCAGAGGAGAGCCCGGTCCACTCCAACGAATCTGACTCTGAAGGGCTTCAGGTGGACAGAGATGTAGCGCTGACCGAGAAAGAGAAG GGGAATGAGTTCTTCAGAGACGGCCGGTACGACAGTGCCATCGAGTGTTACACCAGAGGAATGGACGCCGATCCGTACAACCCCGTCCTGCCCACCAACAGAGCGGCCTGCTTCTTCAGGCTGAAAAA GTTCGGTGTGGCTGAGTCCGACTGTAATTTGGCCATCGCTCTGGACGCTAAATACGTCAAAGCGTACGCCAGAAGAGCAGCAGCACGCGCGGCGCTCAAGAAACACCAGGAAGCTCTCGAAG ATTATGAGATGGTTCTCCAGCTGGATCCTGGAAGCTCGGAGGCCCGGACTGAGATCCAGAAGCTCCAGCAG GTGTTGGGCTCGAGCGCACGGACGCCGGAGAAGATCGAGAGCGATGCAGAGCCGACCACAGTGGATCTGTTACAGCAGAGGAAACAGGAAGCAGTCGTGCAGAAGGACAGA GGGAACGCTTACTTTAAAGAAGGCAAGTACGAGGCGGCGGTGGAGTGTTACTCGAGAGGAATGGAGGCGGATGGGACGAATGCGCTTCTGCCCGCTAACAGAGCCATGGCCTTCCTCAAACTCCACAG gttcaGCGAGGCGGAGCAGGACTGCAGCGCGGCTCTCGCTCTGGATGCCGCGTACACCAAAGCCTTCGCCAGACGAGCCACGGCCAGAGCCGCTCTAGGAAGGATCAGAGAAGCCAAAGAAG ATTTTGAGCAGGTTCTGAAGCTTGAGCCGGGAAACAAACAGGCCATGAGTGAGATCCAGAAACTCTCAGCG GAGCTGAGGAGCAGCGGTCTTCTGGCTCCAGAGGAGAACAAACAGCGGAGAACCATCCAGCCCATCCACAAACCTGAAGATCTCAGATCCGCC AAACCCTTGAGGAGGATTGACATCCAGGAGGTGGGTGCAGAGATCTCCTCGTCCACGTCTTCACCGCATCACAAGATCCAGAAGAGAGAGGAGGTCTCAGACGCTCCTGTATCCAG GGCCGCTGAAGACTCATCTGCAGATGCTGAATCGATTCCTCCTCCACCCAGCAATGGTTTCCAGCTGGAGGCCGACCTCAGGAAGATCAGCCGTCACCCACAGTCCTCTTACAGATATCTGAAG CAAATCAGTCCAGACGCTTATCCGAAGATCTTCCAGAACTCTCTGGAGCCCGATGTTCTCAACCATATCCTCCAGACCTTCCACAGCTGCTTTCA ACAGGAGGATGCGTCTCTCCTGCTGTCCGTCCTGAGGAGCCTGGCGAGCGTGAGGAGGTTTGATATGGCCGTCATGTTCATGTCATCCGCCGAGAAGAAAa TCTTACAGGAGCTGTTTGGCTGGATTCACAGCGCCGGTCTGAGAGACGCTTCTGTTCAAGACTTACAGAAGAAATACAGCCTTTGA
- the LOC109048782 gene encoding mitochondrial inner membrane protease ATP23 homolog translates to MPPPLRSSYARTTSMNRVVTHKLIHAFDHCRARVDWFNSFRHLACSEIRAASLSGDCSFVNEISRFNFGLKEHHQVCVRGRALRSILAVCKVSREEAELVVDEVFDSCFHDHAPFTYRDYENRDRYYANL, encoded by the exons ATGCCGCCACCTCTCAG ATCGTCTTATGCCAGAACAACATCCATGAACCGCGTGGTGACCCACAAGCTCATCCACGCCTTCGATCACTGCAGGGCCCGAGTCGACTGGTTTAACAGCTTCAGACACCTGGCCTGTTCAGAG ATCCGAGCCGCCAGTCTGAGCGGAGACTGTTCGTTCGTTAATGAGATTTCCAGATTTAACTTTGGCCTCAAAGAGCACCATCAG GTGTGTGTTCGTGGCCGAGCGCTACGCTCCATCCTCGCCGTATGCAAGGTGAGCCGGGAGGAGGCGGAGCTAGTGGTTGACGAGGTGTTTGACAGCTGTTTCCATGACCACGCCCCCTTCACCTACAGAGATTACGAGAACCGAGACCGATACTACGCCAACCTCTGA